In one Corallococcus silvisoli genomic region, the following are encoded:
- a CDS encoding Kelch repeat-containing protein: MSGPRSLHSATRLANGNVLVAGGFYITTGWNYPTAAEQYNPSTNTWTSAGTLLRGRRAHAATLLQDGRVLVTGGEGTTSTLAQAEMYNPATNSWTEVASMISPRAFHTAVRLQNGKVLVAGGAPVNSATNAAELYDPATNTWTAVPSMSIARKQHGAAVLGDGRVLVAGGYSSTTPFWSSAEVYNPATNSWSLVGSMSTARVLFPLVVLPSGKVLAVGGNSGDGLPPSVDAFDPTTNTWAPVAPMGIGRYVHTATVLANGQVLAAGAYGRDSAELYAPATNTWTSAGVMSSIRGEHTATLLTNGKVLVTGGTSGSGHLATADLYSPDVGSDLGSGLGLGLVQADTCSATNDSTPACSAGSAAPDRSFTWTAPSSGTFTVSTMGSSFDTVLSLFDANSGAALGCNDDANASTFQSSVTVTLTAGQRLRIVVDGYRTRCGSFTLNIQ, translated from the coding sequence ATGTCGGGTCCCCGGTCGCTGCACAGCGCGACCCGGCTGGCGAATGGCAATGTGCTGGTGGCGGGCGGCTTCTACATCACGACGGGCTGGAACTACCCGACCGCCGCCGAGCAGTACAACCCCTCGACCAACACGTGGACATCGGCCGGCACCCTGCTTCGTGGCCGCCGGGCCCATGCCGCCACCCTGTTGCAGGACGGGAGGGTGCTCGTCACGGGAGGAGAGGGCACCACCAGCACCCTGGCCCAGGCTGAGATGTACAACCCGGCGACCAACTCGTGGACGGAAGTGGCCTCCATGATCAGCCCGCGCGCCTTCCATACGGCGGTCCGGCTGCAGAACGGGAAGGTGCTGGTGGCGGGGGGCGCTCCCGTCAATTCGGCGACGAACGCGGCCGAGCTGTACGACCCGGCGACCAACACCTGGACGGCCGTGCCTTCCATGAGCATCGCCCGCAAGCAGCACGGCGCGGCCGTGCTGGGGGATGGAAGGGTGCTGGTGGCGGGGGGCTACAGCAGCACGACCCCCTTCTGGTCCAGTGCCGAGGTGTACAACCCGGCGACGAACTCCTGGTCGCTCGTGGGCTCCATGAGCACGGCCCGAGTGCTGTTCCCCCTGGTGGTCCTCCCCAGCGGGAAGGTGCTGGCGGTGGGGGGAAACAGCGGAGATGGCCTGCCGCCCAGTGTGGACGCATTCGACCCTACGACGAACACCTGGGCCCCGGTGGCGCCCATGGGAATCGGTCGCTACGTGCACACCGCGACCGTGCTCGCGAACGGTCAGGTCCTGGCGGCGGGGGCCTATGGCCGGGACAGCGCCGAACTCTACGCACCGGCGACCAACACCTGGACGAGCGCCGGCGTGATGAGCAGCATCCGCGGTGAGCACACCGCGACCCTGCTCACCAATGGAAAGGTCCTGGTGACGGGCGGAACCAGTGGCAGCGGCCATCTCGCGACGGCCGACCTGTATTCGCCCGACGTGGGGAGCGATCTGGGGAGCGGCCTTGGCTTGGGGCTGGTCCAGGCGGACACGTGCTCCGCCACCAACGATTCCACTCCCGCGTGCAGCGCCGGCAGCGCCGCGCCGGACCGGAGCTTCACCTGGACGGCGCCCTCGTCCGGCACCTTCACCGTGTCGACGATGGGCTCCTCCTTCGACACCGTGCTGTCCCTCTTCGACGCGAACAGCGGCGCGGCGCTCGGGTGCAACGACGACGCGAACGCCAGCACGTTCCAGTCGTCCGTCACCGTGACGCTCACGGCGGGACAGCGGCTTCGCATCGTCGTGGATGGCTACCGGACGCGGTGCGGAAGCTTCACGCTCAACATCCAGTAG
- a CDS encoding carboxypeptidase-like regulatory domain-containing protein → MNLRRLCSILVVPAMLATGCGALEDSKAVGDETREAHADLATSAVFSGTVRNSAGAVQAGVTVVINGISRTTDTTGRYFMSVVASANGYVLTLRKNGLASAAEFYSAGKTNLNHTLETGFVQTVSPTVDSTVTTPSGVKVNLKANTLVNASGVPATGPVSITVASYDPMRMPGDFTAVNSSGQQVALESVGAVFVGATDASGAALNLATGATATGFIPVPTQVGSMPPCVSAGTCRLAMWKFNETTGKWEEKSASMQVGPTGTTFTMQGTSSISGAVPISVGGLGMWNADIEKLEPACTIIELVGFPETCFGTAGAVQFNLKLPNAAGTLMPRTDTMSLASPYIVLYNIRANALQEVGITFPAGAPTGCAKNLDISSTPAAAAGYPLYTTTGGVTRFNSGAPWGGTGYPKDPGGNMVDFEDVALGTHPCKSYVQFKTEL, encoded by the coding sequence ATGAATCTGAGACGTCTGTGCAGCATCTTGGTCGTGCCCGCGATGCTTGCGACTGGCTGTGGAGCGCTGGAGGACTCGAAGGCCGTGGGCGATGAGACGCGGGAGGCTCACGCGGACCTCGCCACGTCGGCCGTCTTCTCTGGCACGGTGCGCAACTCGGCGGGCGCCGTGCAGGCGGGCGTCACGGTGGTCATCAACGGAATCTCCCGGACCACGGATACCACCGGCCGGTACTTCATGTCCGTCGTGGCGTCGGCCAACGGCTACGTCCTCACCCTCCGGAAGAACGGACTGGCCTCGGCGGCCGAGTTCTATTCGGCGGGCAAGACGAACCTCAATCACACCCTGGAGACGGGCTTCGTGCAGACCGTCAGCCCGACGGTGGACAGCACGGTGACCACGCCCAGCGGCGTGAAGGTGAACCTGAAGGCGAACACGCTCGTCAACGCCAGCGGCGTGCCGGCCACGGGCCCGGTCAGCATCACCGTCGCGAGCTATGATCCGATGCGCATGCCGGGCGACTTCACGGCGGTGAACTCCAGCGGGCAGCAGGTCGCGCTCGAGTCCGTGGGCGCCGTCTTCGTGGGCGCCACGGATGCCAGCGGCGCGGCCCTCAACCTGGCGACGGGTGCCACCGCGACGGGCTTCATCCCCGTGCCCACGCAGGTGGGCAGCATGCCGCCGTGTGTCTCCGCCGGCACCTGTCGACTCGCGATGTGGAAGTTCAACGAGACGACGGGCAAGTGGGAGGAGAAGTCCGCCAGCATGCAGGTCGGCCCCACGGGCACCACCTTCACCATGCAGGGCACGAGCAGCATCTCCGGCGCCGTCCCCATCAGCGTGGGCGGGCTGGGCATGTGGAACGCGGACATCGAGAAGCTCGAGCCCGCCTGCACCATCATCGAGCTCGTGGGTTTCCCGGAGACCTGCTTCGGCACGGCGGGCGCCGTCCAGTTCAACCTGAAGCTGCCCAACGCGGCGGGCACGCTCATGCCGCGCACCGATACGATGTCCCTGGCGTCGCCCTACATCGTGCTCTACAACATCCGCGCGAACGCCTTGCAGGAGGTGGGAATCACGTTCCCGGCCGGCGCTCCCACGGGCTGCGCGAAGAACCTGGACATCTCCTCCACGCCCGCCGCCGCAGCCGGCTACCCGTTGTACACCACGACGGGCGGAGTCACCCGGTTCAACTCGGGCGCTCCGTGGGGTGGCACCGGCTACCCGAAGGACCCGGGCGGCAACATGGTCGACTTCGAGGACGTGGCCCTGGGCACGCACCCCTGCAAGTCGTACGTGCAGTTCAAGACAGAGCTGTAG
- a CDS encoding dihydrofolate reductase family protein: MGLLTFGLNVTLDGCIDHTQGIADDELHDYWRQLMEQNGAMLFGRNTYELMEGAWPAVARDEKAPRAMREWAQQLEAKAKYVVSGSRSDFPWQNTIRIKVEGDLREAISALKAKTERGVLVGAPKLSVALEELGLIDEYRIVVHPIISGRGPTLFHGLSSARHLELLSTQRFKSGVQALHFRRKAG, encoded by the coding sequence ATGGGCCTCCTTACTTTCGGTCTCAATGTGACGTTGGACGGGTGCATCGATCACACCCAGGGGATCGCGGACGACGAGCTGCACGACTATTGGAGGCAGCTCATGGAGCAGAACGGGGCGATGCTCTTCGGGCGTAACACCTACGAGCTGATGGAGGGAGCCTGGCCCGCGGTGGCACGCGACGAAAAGGCGCCGCGCGCGATGCGCGAGTGGGCACAGCAGCTCGAGGCGAAGGCGAAGTACGTCGTGTCGGGCTCGCGGAGCGACTTTCCGTGGCAGAACACGATCAGGATCAAGGTGGAGGGTGACCTTCGCGAGGCGATCTCAGCGCTGAAAGCGAAGACCGAGCGGGGTGTCCTCGTCGGAGCGCCCAAGCTCTCGGTTGCGCTCGAGGAGTTGGGGCTCATCGACGAGTACCGCATCGTTGTCCATCCCATCATCAGTGGCCGCGGGCCGACGTTGTTTCATGGCCTGTCGAGTGCGCGGCATCTCGAACTCCTCTCGACGCAGCGGTTCAAGTCCGGCGTGCAGGCGCTCCACTTCCGTCGCAAAGCGGGATGA
- a CDS encoding alpha/beta hydrolase, translated as MQSITFRSGPYTLAGDLHLPGNFTESRKYPAIVAVHPAGGVKEQVARLYASKLALEGFVALTYDASFQGESSGEPRYIEDPSARVEDILAAVDHLTTLPFVQSEHLGVLGICAGGGYAINAAMMDSRLKAVGGVSAVNIGASVRLGWAGTTSPAQALGLRDAGSTRRTAEHRGEDIAYMPLAPASPDPPGAQ; from the coding sequence ATGCAATCCATCACGTTCCGAAGTGGTCCCTACACCCTGGCCGGCGACCTTCATCTCCCTGGCAACTTCACCGAGAGCCGCAAATACCCGGCGATTGTCGCCGTCCACCCGGCAGGCGGCGTCAAGGAGCAGGTCGCGAGACTCTACGCCAGCAAGCTGGCGCTGGAGGGCTTCGTCGCCCTCACCTACGACGCGTCCTTCCAGGGTGAGAGCAGCGGCGAGCCCCGCTACATCGAGGACCCGTCCGCGCGTGTCGAGGACATCCTCGCCGCCGTGGACCATTTGACGACGTTGCCCTTCGTCCAATCCGAGCATCTGGGCGTCCTCGGCATCTGCGCGGGTGGGGGGTACGCCATCAACGCGGCCATGATGGACTCGCGGCTGAAGGCCGTGGGCGGGGTGAGCGCGGTCAACATCGGCGCGTCGGTTCGCCTGGGCTGGGCCGGCACCACGTCCCCCGCGCAGGCTCTGGGGCTTCGCGACGCCGGCTCCACGCGGCGCACCGCCGAGCACCGCGGCGAGGACATCGCCTACATGCCTCTCGCGCCAGCGAGCCCCGACCCCCCTGGAGCTCAGTGA
- a CDS encoding alpha/beta hydrolase-fold protein translates to MLWFIWTEISRRRGDQRASFKPASQRCDAQGPLRYCINEAAGGTNGDIVYHHHGRNLDETSWNDDTYFTGMLQEQWHASGALPPTVITISYGSTWLLTPKGKQEDSGLLDDFMARLPAIEAKVGRPRRRMLLGESMGGLNVLVAGLTHPAQFAKVAALCPGVYADTPFSSFDTIRAWMERTGADPKIVFGVWLMARKYVADEAEWRRISPLHLAAQAGPDYPELYLSCGLYDAYGNYEGTERLAHIARQRGVRTEWHPLYGGHCASDVASLADFLVN, encoded by the coding sequence GTGCTCTGGTTCATCTGGACGGAGATCTCGCGCCGCCGCGGCGACCAAAGGGCTTCGTTCAAGCCCGCGAGTCAGCGGTGCGACGCGCAAGGCCCCCTGCGTTACTGCATCAACGAGGCCGCTGGGGGCACCAACGGTGATATCGTCTATCATCACCACGGGCGCAACCTCGACGAAACGAGCTGGAACGACGACACATACTTCACCGGCATGCTTCAGGAACAATGGCACGCCTCCGGAGCCTTGCCGCCCACGGTCATCACCATCTCCTACGGCTCGACGTGGCTCCTGACTCCGAAGGGCAAGCAGGAGGACAGCGGCCTGCTCGATGATTTCATGGCACGTCTGCCCGCGATTGAGGCCAAGGTGGGACGCCCTCGGCGGCGAATGCTGCTGGGGGAATCGATGGGCGGGCTCAATGTCCTTGTCGCGGGCCTTACCCATCCGGCGCAGTTCGCGAAGGTCGCGGCGCTTTGTCCGGGCGTCTACGCCGACACCCCGTTCTCCTCCTTTGACACAATCAGGGCCTGGATGGAGCGCACCGGGGCCGACCCCAAGATCGTGTTCGGAGTCTGGCTGATGGCGCGCAAGTACGTGGCCGACGAAGCCGAATGGCGCCGGATCTCGCCTCTGCATCTGGCCGCACAGGCGGGGCCTGACTATCCGGAGCTCTATCTCTCCTGCGGCCTCTACGATGCCTACGGAAACTACGAAGGCACCGAGCGCCTCGCCCACATTGCCCGTCAGCGTGGCGTCAGGACCGAGTGGCACCCGCTCTATGGCGGCCACTGCGCATCAGACGTGGCTTCGCTGGCCGACTTCCTCGTGAACTGA